The following are from one region of the Roseofilum reptotaenium CS-1145 genome:
- a CDS encoding PEP-CTERM sorting domain-containing protein, producing the protein MLTNKSGIDTVAHTLQRVALGVTSVVLCWSGLNWDSKANAAQFSVLWWDTTPVNPWINSELRQEMSTFLDDFGGGNLFDTTYVSHRTSGGLQAHLASNSYDVVVLDSFYNPPYSPAFPFDSADQEALKQHYAQKSNLILDGTLSIRSLQAIPETDFPGPNNAFGNFTVNQIYELATQGGGIFIGTDDYTVQRDGNYMLEALFPGQPARFSGLRNPSTDGVFYGSDLLNNQVAVSPNDIFTHWSAVPSQGVAPTGDFIDFLGNPVTLYSQVDVADKPGGGQKYSYISTSWKPDDCKTDVTSTSSACNPEKVPEPSALLALLAVGAVGSLLKRR; encoded by the coding sequence ATGTTAACCAACAAATCTGGGATTGATACAGTGGCTCATACCCTTCAGCGCGTTGCTCTTGGAGTAACGTCTGTCGTTCTCTGTTGGAGCGGTTTGAACTGGGACTCGAAAGCGAACGCTGCTCAGTTTTCCGTCTTGTGGTGGGACACAACGCCCGTGAATCCTTGGATCAATAGTGAACTTCGTCAAGAAATGTCTACTTTTCTAGATGATTTTGGTGGTGGAAATCTCTTTGATACCACGTATGTTTCTCATAGAACATCTGGAGGACTGCAAGCCCATTTAGCTTCTAATAGCTATGACGTTGTGGTTTTAGATAGTTTCTATAATCCTCCTTATAGTCCTGCTTTTCCATTTGATTCAGCAGACCAGGAAGCTCTAAAACAGCATTACGCCCAGAAATCGAATTTGATCCTTGATGGAACCCTAAGCATTCGTAGTTTGCAAGCTATCCCAGAAACTGATTTTCCCGGTCCCAATAATGCCTTTGGTAACTTTACCGTGAATCAGATTTATGAACTGGCGACACAGGGAGGAGGGATTTTTATTGGTACTGATGATTATACTGTTCAACGTGATGGAAATTATATGCTTGAGGCTCTCTTCCCAGGGCAACCAGCTAGGTTTAGTGGTTTAAGGAATCCTTCTACAGATGGAGTGTTCTACGGTTCAGATTTGCTCAATAACCAGGTAGCCGTTTCACCTAATGATATTTTTACCCATTGGAGTGCAGTTCCCAGTCAAGGAGTTGCTCCCACGGGGGATTTTATCGATTTCTTGGGTAACCCTGTCACCCTTTACAGTCAAGTGGATGTTGCCGATAAACCTGGTGGTGGGCAAAAATATTCCTATATTTCCACCAGTTGGAAACCGGATGACTGTAAAACTGACGTTACCAGTACAAGTTCTGCGTGTAATCCGGAAAAAGTCCCTGAACCTTCTGCACTTTTGGCACTTTTAGCCGTTGGTGCTGTTGGTTCTCTATTGAAGCGCCGCTAA
- the rpsU gene encoding 30S ribosomal protein S21 → MTQVVVGENEGIDSALRRFKRQVSKAGILADVKSRRHFETPQEKRKRKAVAARRKRRMSR, encoded by the coding sequence ATGACCCAAGTGGTAGTCGGAGAAAACGAAGGAATCGATTCAGCTCTACGTCGCTTTAAGCGCCAAGTATCCAAAGCCGGAATCCTTGCGGATGTGAAAAGCCGCCGTCATTTTGAAACCCCTCAAGAGAAGCGCAAGCGTAAAGCCGTTGCTGCGCGTCGCAAGCGGCGTATGTCTCGCTAG
- a CDS encoding ImmA/IrrE family metallo-endopeptidase, with translation MSLIKPYRFYPKPEIERRANDLLLRMEFTPNWKPSWPLEVDRIADFLDLGVVWDKIPSDEYGPIAARILPLNRQIELNEEILSLPEGFQSSTLAHEIGHWMLHINHAEVSEEGQRNLSSSSDSFLCRPNSSLTELESIEWQAQYFASCLLMPENILLEYCHRQNLTRWSTLYQLRDQLGVTISNLVNRLQDLGWIYIPQGSRKLILGPVNRESTTQSWG, from the coding sequence TTGAGTTTAATCAAACCCTACCGCTTTTATCCCAAACCAGAAATTGAGCGTCGGGCCAACGACCTCCTGTTACGCATGGAATTTACCCCGAACTGGAAACCCTCTTGGCCCTTAGAAGTAGACCGTATTGCTGATTTTCTAGATTTGGGAGTGGTTTGGGATAAGATTCCCTCAGACGAGTACGGGCCCATTGCGGCCCGCATTCTCCCCTTGAATCGTCAAATTGAACTTAATGAAGAAATTCTCAGTTTACCTGAAGGATTTCAATCCTCTACCCTAGCCCATGAAATCGGCCATTGGATGCTGCATATCAACCATGCAGAAGTCAGTGAAGAAGGACAACGAAATCTGAGCAGCAGTAGCGATTCTTTCTTGTGTCGTCCGAATAGTTCCTTAACCGAACTCGAATCGATTGAGTGGCAGGCACAATACTTTGCCAGTTGTCTGCTGATGCCAGAGAACATCCTTCTCGAATATTGTCATCGCCAAAATCTTACCCGATGGTCTACCCTATACCAACTCCGGGATCAATTAGGAGTTACCATCTCGAATTTAGTCAACCGTCTACAAGATTTAGGTTGGATTTACATTCCCCAGGGGTCTAGAAAACTGATATTAGGCCCAGTGAACCGGGAATCCACAACGCAATCCTGGGGATAA
- a CDS encoding helix-turn-helix domain-containing protein, which yields MTTETFGKILRRARKDKGYSQRSLAALVKLDFTYLSKLENDRADYPPKEDVIRSLAKHLDLEPDMLVCLAGRIPHQYEELLKQNAQAMPMLLRRLRENPDFAEKIFQAANEDAPS from the coding sequence ATGACCACAGAAACATTTGGTAAAATTCTGCGTAGGGCACGCAAAGACAAAGGCTATTCCCAAAGGAGCCTAGCCGCCTTGGTCAAGCTTGACTTTACCTACCTGTCCAAGCTAGAAAACGATCGCGCTGACTATCCTCCCAAAGAAGATGTCATCCGCTCCCTGGCCAAACATCTCGACCTTGAACCCGATATGTTGGTTTGTCTAGCTGGACGCATTCCTCACCAATATGAGGAACTGCTCAAGCAAAATGCCCAAGCCATGCCCATGCTCCTGAGACGCTTACGAGAAAACCCTGACTTCGCCGAAAAAATCTTTCAAGCAGCCAACGAGGATGCCCCCAGTTGA
- a CDS encoding RidA family protein yields MTRKVVNTQSAPAPVGPYNQAIAASGQMLFVSGQIAIDPSTNQLVHTDDVAKQTEQVMNNLKAVLAEAGASFANAVKMTIFLKDMNDFATVNQVYSGYFDPENAPARACVEVSRLPKDVLVEIDCIAVL; encoded by the coding sequence ATGACTCGTAAAGTGGTTAATACTCAGAGCGCTCCAGCTCCCGTTGGGCCCTATAATCAGGCGATCGCCGCGAGCGGTCAGATGTTGTTTGTTTCTGGTCAAATTGCGATCGATCCCAGCACCAATCAATTAGTCCATACCGATGATGTGGCCAAACAAACGGAACAGGTGATGAATAACCTGAAAGCGGTTTTAGCCGAGGCTGGCGCTTCCTTTGCAAATGCCGTGAAAATGACTATTTTCCTTAAGGATATGAATGATTTTGCTACCGTGAATCAGGTCTATTCAGGTTATTTTGACCCGGAGAATGCCCCCGCTCGCGCGTGTGTAGAGGTGTCGCGCTTGCCGAAGGATGTTTTGGTCGAAATTGACTGTATTGCCGTTCTTTAG
- a CDS encoding NUDIX hydrolase, with translation MQYRNPTPTVDIIIEMIDRPERPIVLIERKNPPFGWAIPGGFVDYGESVETAAIREAKEETGLSVELVEQFHVYSEPGRDPRQHTLSVVMIAAAMGEPQAADDAQNLDLFELWQVPPNLCFDHDSILKDYWMYRNYGLRPRLF, from the coding sequence ATGCAGTATCGTAATCCTACGCCTACGGTTGATATCATTATTGAGATGATTGACCGCCCTGAACGCCCGATTGTGTTGATTGAACGTAAAAATCCTCCCTTCGGATGGGCAATTCCTGGGGGATTTGTTGATTATGGGGAGTCGGTAGAAACGGCGGCTATCCGAGAGGCGAAGGAGGAAACCGGGTTATCAGTGGAGTTGGTGGAGCAGTTCCATGTGTATTCTGAGCCGGGGCGCGATCCTCGCCAGCATACCTTATCAGTGGTGATGATTGCGGCAGCGATGGGTGAACCCCAGGCGGCTGATGATGCTCAGAATTTGGATTTGTTTGAGTTGTGGCAAGTGCCGCCCAATTTATGTTTTGACCATGACAGCATTTTGAAAGATTATTGGATGTACCGCAATTATGGCTTGCGTCCCCGATTGTTTTAA
- the malQ gene encoding 4-alpha-glucanotransferase: MPSSRLSGILLHPTSFPSRFGIGDLGHEAYRFVDFLAHTHQKLWQILPLGPTGFGNSPYMCYSAMAGNPMLISPEHLKDDGLLQEEDFLHLPEFPLDWVDFERVIAVKTALLEKACQNFQVQIENSSETQEAFETFCQEKASWLEDYVLYMSLKDDREGKPWYEWDEALINREQSALKASQERLQERIFYHQFTQFKFFQQWAALKAYANQQNVEIIGDIPIYVAHDSADVWANRDNFLIDPETGQPELMAGVPPDYFSETGQLWGNPVYDWEYLKKTDFKWWIHRFQTMLEYVDWIRIDHFRGFESFWAVPEGEETAINGTWMPTPGEAFFEKLEQTLGKLPILAEDLGVITPEVEALRDKFGFPGMRVLHFAFGSDAGNPFLPYNLPRNCLVYTGTHDNNTTLGWFENDLPDWECDRVVNYLGHLSPNGIHWDLIRLALSSVANWAIIPMQDLLGLDERARMNTPGQAEGNWSWRYRPDSIGTWLCDRLQLLTQLYGRSSKGS, translated from the coding sequence ATGCCCTCTTCTAGACTTAGTGGCATCTTACTCCATCCCACTTCATTTCCGAGTCGGTTTGGTATTGGAGACTTAGGCCACGAAGCATATCGCTTTGTTGATTTTCTTGCCCACACGCACCAAAAACTGTGGCAAATCTTGCCTTTAGGGCCAACCGGTTTTGGGAATTCCCCCTATATGTGCTATTCAGCCATGGCTGGTAATCCCATGCTCATTAGTCCTGAGCATCTCAAGGATGACGGTTTACTCCAAGAAGAGGATTTTCTTCATTTGCCTGAATTTCCCCTAGATTGGGTAGACTTTGAGCGGGTAATTGCCGTTAAAACAGCCCTATTGGAAAAAGCCTGCCAAAACTTTCAGGTACAAATCGAAAACTCCAGCGAAACTCAAGAAGCCTTTGAAACCTTTTGCCAAGAAAAAGCCAGTTGGCTCGAGGATTATGTTTTGTATATGTCCCTCAAGGACGATCGGGAGGGGAAACCTTGGTATGAATGGGATGAAGCGTTAATTAACCGGGAACAAAGCGCTCTGAAAGCGTCTCAAGAGCGGTTACAAGAGAGAATTTTCTACCACCAATTTACCCAATTTAAGTTTTTTCAACAATGGGCAGCGCTCAAAGCCTATGCCAATCAGCAGAATGTGGAAATTATTGGGGATATTCCCATTTATGTTGCCCATGATAGTGCGGATGTCTGGGCTAACCGAGATAACTTTTTGATCGATCCAGAAACCGGTCAACCGGAACTGATGGCAGGTGTTCCTCCGGATTATTTTAGTGAAACCGGTCAGTTATGGGGAAATCCAGTGTATGACTGGGAGTATCTAAAAAAGACTGATTTTAAGTGGTGGATTCATCGCTTTCAGACCATGTTAGAGTATGTGGACTGGATTCGGATCGATCATTTCCGGGGTTTTGAGTCCTTTTGGGCAGTTCCTGAAGGGGAAGAAACGGCGATAAATGGCACTTGGATGCCCACCCCTGGAGAAGCATTTTTTGAGAAATTGGAGCAGACGTTAGGTAAGCTACCCATATTAGCTGAAGATTTGGGGGTGATTACCCCAGAGGTGGAAGCTCTGCGGGATAAGTTTGGATTTCCAGGGATGAGGGTCTTACATTTTGCGTTTGGTTCCGATGCGGGGAACCCGTTTTTGCCCTACAATCTACCGCGCAACTGCTTGGTTTATACGGGAACCCATGATAATAATACGACTTTGGGTTGGTTTGAGAACGATCTACCCGATTGGGAGTGCGATCGCGTGGTGAATTATTTGGGTCATTTGAGTCCCAATGGTATTCATTGGGATCTCATTCGCTTGGCCTTGTCTTCTGTGGCCAATTGGGCCATTATTCCCATGCAGGACTTGTTGGGTTTAGATGAGCGAGCAAGGATGAATACTCCTGGACAGGCTGAGGGAAATTGGAGTTGGCGTTATCGTCCAGACTCGATTGGTACTTGGTTGTGCGATCGCCTCCAACTGCTCACCCAACTCTACGGCAGATCCTCAAAGGGCAGTTAA
- a CDS encoding helix-turn-helix domain-containing protein — MKKQKTIQSSVNEFDSLKSVLIDLGSQLRDRRQEKGLSLDHIATKTRIRQRLLGAIEEGKLEQLPEPVYVHYFLRRYADFLGLDGSSFASPFPSESRFNLLKASWMRWPMWQLRPVHLYLLYVAIIFGSVNGLSYWIERSVGSSVDYLVEQPAPEIEAIASSPPSPPSVVPSESSPASLVVKSEPDPNSIEPVRVSVIVTEPSWILIEADGETAFEGTLTEGTQQTWVANQKLIIVAGNAGAVSVALNEGKSEKLGEPGAVEEVIFTANQLSRS; from the coding sequence ATGAAGAAACAGAAAACCATACAATCCTCAGTCAATGAGTTTGATTCCTTGAAGAGCGTCTTAATTGACCTGGGGTCTCAATTACGAGATCGCCGTCAGGAAAAAGGTTTGAGTTTAGACCACATTGCCACGAAAACCCGTATCCGACAACGCCTACTCGGGGCGATCGAAGAGGGAAAACTTGAACAACTCCCAGAACCCGTTTATGTCCATTATTTCCTCAGACGCTATGCCGATTTTTTAGGACTCGATGGTTCTAGCTTTGCCAGTCCCTTCCCTTCAGAGTCTCGATTTAACTTGCTCAAGGCCTCTTGGATGCGTTGGCCCATGTGGCAACTGCGCCCGGTTCATTTGTATTTGTTATATGTGGCTATTATTTTTGGTTCCGTCAATGGGCTATCCTATTGGATTGAACGTTCTGTGGGGTCGTCTGTCGATTATTTAGTTGAACAACCTGCACCAGAAATCGAAGCGATCGCCTCTAGCCCTCCTTCTCCCCCCTCAGTAGTTCCCTCAGAATCCTCCCCCGCTTCCCTAGTCGTCAAATCTGAACCCGATCCGAACTCTATCGAACCGGTTCGGGTCAGCGTGATCGTCACTGAACCGTCTTGGATATTGATTGAAGCGGATGGAGAAACCGCTTTTGAAGGAACTCTGACCGAAGGAACCCAACAAACCTGGGTCGCCAATCAAAAATTGATTATCGTAGCGGGTAATGCTGGAGCAGTTTCTGTTGCCCTCAACGAAGGGAAATCCGAAAAACTGGGAGAACCGGGTGCTGTAGAAGAAGTGATCTTTACAGCGAACCAGCTCTCTCGCAGTTAA
- a CDS encoding pseudouridine synthase, with the protein MEADSSHLPRDERLQKILSRWGVASRRQAEVMIQQGRIRINGQVVHQLGQKANPDRDAIEIDGSLLSLHHRPQPLYLLLNKPLGVICTCADPQNRTTVLDLLPPTLSHHTGIHPVGRLDVDSTGAILLTNDGDLTFQMTHPRHSIPKTYRVWVEGIPPESVLEDWRNGIVYENIQTLPAKVRRMRSQGTHKTLLEIVLWEGRNRQIRKVAQTLGYPVLSLHRSAIGSIQLKALPKGQYRYLRALEITALRGNCGTNRSVVKERN; encoded by the coding sequence ATGGAGGCTGATTCGAGTCATCTACCCAGGGATGAACGATTACAAAAAATTTTATCTCGTTGGGGTGTCGCGTCCCGACGACAGGCAGAGGTGATGATCCAACAGGGTCGCATTCGTATTAATGGTCAGGTGGTTCATCAACTCGGCCAGAAAGCGAACCCCGATCGCGATGCGATCGAAATTGATGGTTCTCTTCTCTCCCTTCACCATCGTCCCCAACCCCTTTACCTCTTACTGAACAAACCCCTAGGAGTGATTTGCACCTGTGCCGATCCTCAAAATCGCACTACCGTTTTAGACCTCCTTCCTCCTACTCTGTCTCACCATACTGGTATTCACCCGGTCGGTCGCTTAGATGTTGATTCGACCGGGGCAATCTTGCTCACTAATGATGGAGACTTGACCTTTCAGATGACTCACCCTCGCCATAGTATCCCCAAAACCTATCGCGTTTGGGTCGAAGGAATTCCCCCAGAATCGGTTCTCGAAGACTGGAGAAACGGTATAGTCTATGAAAACATCCAAACTCTACCCGCTAAAGTCAGGCGAATGAGATCGCAAGGCACTCACAAAACTTTGCTCGAAATTGTCTTATGGGAAGGTCGGAATCGGCAAATCCGTAAGGTGGCCCAAACCCTAGGGTATCCCGTGCTTAGTCTCCATCGGAGTGCTATTGGCTCAATTCAACTCAAAGCCTTACCTAAAGGGCAATATCGATATCTGAGAGCCTTGGAAATTACAGCTTTGAGAGGAAACTGTGGTACAAACAGATCGGTGGTGAAGGAGCGTAATTGA
- a CDS encoding sensor histidine kinase translates to MIVPLLGFLLGLAVGLLLWLGCQFRLERQIKRILPELTSGSGLMGRFPERLVRAIAHQRKHQYHLQQDIDYWQSILTCAPLGHLQVDDQNQLIWCNAQAYQLFGITPPELNSPRLLLEIVRSYELDELIDQTRTTQKPVEKYWNFQPIAPTVEPQNTQRSLKPKIALKAYSIPLSKGRVGVFLENCQELLTLANQRDRAFSDVAHELKTPLTSIRLVAETLQTRLDPPLRNWIDRLLSEVIRLSDIVQVLLDLSQLERGSSYSLNWKPINLPDLIRSSWIALEPLARQKQLQLQYSGPERLLIHGDEHRLCRVFINLLDNSIKYSPLQGQIWVKLSIEECPNSTTPSQKWVHLEVIDGGVGFPETDLPYVFERFYRGEPSRARVLSSSQTAPAVSSNSSDPPRTPLTHSSGLGLAIVRQIVEAHKGWVKASNHLETRGAWIEIYLPQQPSGDFNKP, encoded by the coding sequence ATGATTGTGCCACTACTCGGATTCTTACTGGGATTAGCGGTAGGCTTGCTCCTATGGCTAGGATGTCAATTTCGCTTAGAACGACAAATCAAGCGAATCCTACCTGAATTGACCTCTGGTTCAGGACTGATGGGCCGGTTCCCAGAACGTCTAGTAAGAGCGATCGCCCATCAACGGAAACATCAATACCATCTACAACAAGACATAGATTACTGGCAATCAATCCTCACTTGTGCCCCCCTAGGCCATTTACAAGTTGACGATCAAAATCAACTTATCTGGTGCAACGCCCAAGCCTATCAACTCTTTGGCATTACTCCTCCAGAACTCAACAGTCCTCGCCTACTGCTGGAAATTGTTCGGTCCTATGAGTTAGATGAACTGATCGACCAAACCCGCACGACCCAAAAACCGGTTGAAAAATACTGGAACTTTCAACCGATTGCGCCAACGGTAGAACCTCAGAATACCCAGCGATCGCTCAAACCCAAAATCGCCCTGAAAGCCTACAGTATTCCTCTGTCAAAAGGTCGGGTTGGAGTCTTCTTGGAAAACTGCCAAGAACTACTCACTTTAGCCAACCAGCGCGATCGGGCGTTTTCCGATGTTGCCCATGAACTCAAAACTCCCCTGACCTCCATTCGTCTCGTTGCCGAAACCCTTCAAACTCGCCTCGATCCGCCCCTGCGCAACTGGATCGATCGCCTCCTTTCCGAAGTCATTCGCCTGAGCGATATTGTCCAAGTCCTCCTCGATCTGAGTCAACTCGAACGAGGATCGTCCTATAGCCTCAACTGGAAACCCATTAACCTACCTGACCTGATCCGCTCCTCCTGGATCGCCCTCGAACCCCTAGCCCGTCAGAAACAACTCCAACTGCAATATTCTGGCCCAGAACGGCTATTGATCCACGGCGACGAACATCGCTTATGTCGCGTGTTCATTAATCTCCTTGACAACAGCATTAAATATAGTCCCCTCCAAGGTCAAATATGGGTTAAACTCAGTATAGAAGAATGCCCAAACTCAACCACTCCATCTCAGAAATGGGTGCATCTTGAAGTTATTGACGGCGGTGTAGGTTTCCCAGAAACTGACTTACCCTATGTCTTCGAGCGCTTTTATCGGGGAGAACCCTCCCGTGCTAGAGTCCTCTCCAGTAGCCAAACTGCTCCTGCTGTGTCCTCCAATTCATCTGACCCTCCCCGTACCCCCTTAACTCACAGTAGTGGATTAGGATTGGCCATTGTCCGGCAAATTGTCGAAGCTCATAAAGGATGGGTCAAGGCCAGTAACCATCTAGAAACCAGAGGAGCATGGATTGAAATTTATCTACCTCAACAGCCATCAGGGGATTTCAATAAACCTTAA
- a CDS encoding response regulator transcription factor, with translation MVFTLPIETTQTNSQLSLGRVLVVEDEELIRETVALSLRDEGFEVIAAEDGRGIVELFHQQQEGGDRPIESIDAIVLDLMLPSINGLDLCRWLRQRGHTVPILILSAKGSETDRVVGLEVGADDYLTKPFGVRELVARVRALLRRNRYPIPESCPSVLRIKDITLLPQECRVIVRDQEINLSPKEFRLLELFMNHPRRVWSRDQLIERIWEPDFMGDTKTVDVHIRWLREKIELDPSHPEYLLTVRGFGYRFS, from the coding sequence ATGGTATTTACATTGCCGATAGAAACAACCCAAACCAATTCACAATTGAGTTTAGGGCGAGTTTTGGTCGTCGAAGATGAAGAACTGATTCGAGAAACGGTGGCCCTATCCTTACGGGATGAAGGATTTGAGGTGATAGCGGCTGAAGATGGTCGGGGAATTGTGGAATTATTTCATCAACAACAGGAAGGAGGCGATCGCCCGATAGAATCCATTGATGCGATCGTTCTCGATCTGATGCTACCTTCGATCAATGGTCTTGACCTTTGCCGTTGGCTGCGTCAAAGAGGTCATACGGTACCTATCCTCATTCTCAGTGCCAAAGGCTCAGAAACCGATCGCGTCGTCGGGTTAGAAGTTGGAGCAGATGACTACCTTACCAAACCATTCGGCGTGCGAGAATTAGTAGCTAGAGTGCGCGCCCTCCTGCGGCGCAACCGCTATCCCATTCCCGAATCTTGTCCCTCAGTCCTGAGAATCAAAGACATTACCCTATTACCCCAAGAGTGCCGCGTCATCGTCCGCGACCAAGAAATTAACCTCTCTCCCAAAGAATTCCGCTTACTCGAACTCTTTATGAACCATCCTCGACGAGTGTGGTCGCGAGACCAACTGATCGAGCGCATTTGGGAACCCGACTTCATGGGAGATACTAAAACCGTAGATGTACATATTCGTTGGCTACGCGAAAAAATTGAACTCGACCCCAGTCACCCAGAATATTTACTGACGGTTCGTGGATTTGGATACCGCTTTAGCTAA
- a CDS encoding NifB/NifX family molybdenum-iron cluster-binding protein, producing the protein MTASTVVKPPPKIRVAVASKDKGLTNEHFGHAREFLIYEVDTHQAQLLENRPVKPYCHGPEGGPGDLSENIAALSDCTAVLVAKIGALPESRLQEAGIEVVQVYNTIETAVLDFYSQWVEKSIQSIERQDNPD; encoded by the coding sequence ATGACAGCTTCAACTGTTGTCAAACCCCCCCCAAAAATTCGAGTTGCAGTGGCCAGTAAGGACAAGGGTTTAACCAACGAGCATTTCGGCCATGCTCGCGAGTTCCTCATCTATGAAGTTGATACTCATCAAGCTCAATTGCTCGAAAACCGCCCGGTTAAACCCTATTGTCATGGCCCAGAAGGAGGCCCAGGAGACCTGAGCGAGAACATTGCGGCTTTATCCGATTGCACAGCAGTTTTAGTGGCTAAAATTGGCGCACTACCGGAAAGTCGCCTCCAAGAAGCCGGGATTGAAGTCGTACAAGTTTACAACACAATCGAAACTGCTGTCTTAGATTTTTACAGTCAATGGGTTGAGAAATCCATTCAATCAATAGAGCGCCAAGATAACCCAGACTAG
- the nifS gene encoding cysteine desulfurase NifS, producing MDARPSTIYLDNNATTRIADEVLEAMLPYLQDYYANPSSMHTFGGQLAKPVRKAREHVAQLLGAQPDEMIFTSCGTEGDNAAIRAALASYPDKRHIVTTKVEHPAIINLCKRLEKQGYTTTYLGVNEKGQLNLNELKAALTEDTALVSVMCANNETGTLFPIERIGRIVKERGILFHVDAVQAVGKVPLNMKESTVDFLVLSGHKLHTPKGIGALYVRKGVRFRPLLIGGHQERGRRAGTENVPGIIALGKAAELAMQSMETENKQVRQLRDRLEQSILTTIPHTQLNGHPALRLPNTTNIGFKYIEGEAILLSLDRYGICASSGSACTSGSLEPSHVLQAMGLPYTILHGSIRFSLSRYTTDAEIDQVLQVMPKVVERLRQISPFKDATDEQHGWLSSVGDKQLAQTR from the coding sequence ATGGACGCACGACCCTCAACAATTTATCTCGATAATAATGCAACCACCCGGATTGCCGACGAAGTTTTAGAAGCCATGCTTCCCTACTTACAGGACTATTATGCGAATCCTTCCAGTATGCATACCTTCGGAGGACAATTGGCCAAACCGGTACGAAAAGCACGGGAACATGTGGCCCAATTATTAGGCGCTCAACCTGATGAAATGATCTTCACCAGTTGCGGTACAGAAGGGGATAATGCTGCTATTCGGGCTGCCTTAGCCAGTTATCCCGATAAGCGCCATATTGTTACCACTAAAGTTGAACACCCGGCCATTATTAACCTCTGTAAGCGGTTAGAAAAGCAAGGCTATACCACCACCTATTTAGGCGTAAATGAGAAAGGGCAACTCAATTTAAATGAATTGAAGGCAGCGTTGACAGAGGATACGGCTTTAGTGTCCGTCATGTGCGCGAACAATGAAACGGGAACCCTCTTCCCCATCGAAAGAATTGGGCGCATTGTCAAAGAACGGGGCATTTTGTTCCATGTAGATGCGGTACAAGCGGTGGGTAAAGTGCCCCTGAACATGAAAGAGAGTACCGTGGATTTTCTGGTGTTATCTGGACATAAGTTGCACACTCCAAAAGGTATTGGGGCCTTGTATGTTCGCAAAGGGGTAAGGTTTCGGCCCCTTTTAATTGGGGGACATCAGGAGCGAGGCAGACGTGCAGGAACGGAAAATGTACCCGGTATCATTGCTCTAGGGAAAGCGGCTGAGTTGGCGATGCAGTCGATGGAGACTGAAAATAAGCAAGTCCGACAGTTGCGCGATCGCCTCGAACAAAGCATTTTAACCACCATTCCCCATACCCAGCTCAATGGACATCCTGCCTTAAGACTGCCCAACACCACCAATATCGGCTTTAAGTACATCGAAGGAGAAGCCATCTTACTCTCCCTCGATCGCTATGGAATTTGTGCCTCCTCTGGATCGGCTTGCACCTCCGGTTCCCTAGAACCGTCCCACGTTCTGCAAGCCATGGGACTGCCCTACACCATTTTGCACGGTTCCATTCGCTTTAGCCTATCTCGGTATACCACCGACGCAGAAATCGACCAGGTATTGCAAGTGATGCCCAAAGTTGTAGAGCGACTCCGCCAAATTTCCCCCTTCAAAGATGCCACCGACGAACAGCACGGTTGGTTGAGTTCAGTGGGGGATAAACAACTGGCTCAGACTCGCTAA